From a single Streptomyces rubradiris genomic region:
- a CDS encoding NADH-quinone oxidoreductase subunit M, whose amino-acid sequence MSFPLLTATAALPALGAVATAAVPAAQRTAAKWLALLFSLATLALAVTVLVRFDPDGERYQLTENHAWIRDFGVRYELGVDGIAVALIALTALLIPFIILAGWHDADPLETGSRRWRPTQGFFALILAVEAMVVISFEATDVFVFYIFFEAMLIPMYFLIGGFGDRAHAQGEETAATQRSYAAVKFLLYNLAGGLIMLAAVIGLYVVAGTFSLTEMADARANGTLHMATSTERWLFLGFFLAFAVKAPLWPLHTWLPNAMQEATAPVAVLITAVVDKVGTFAMLRFCLQLFPEASKWATPVVLVLALISIIYGALLAVGQRDIKRLVAYASISHFGFIIMGVFAMTSQGQSGATLYMVNHGISTAALMLVAGFLISRRGSRLIADYGGVQKVAPVLAGTFLIGGLATLSLPGLAPFVSEFLVLVGTFARYPVIGIIATFGIVLAALYTLVLYQRTMTGPVKPEVSAMPDLRAREVLVVAPLIVLLIFLGVYPKPVTDIVDPAVKQTLSDVHKQDPQPEVEAAK is encoded by the coding sequence ATGTCCTTTCCCCTGCTGACAGCGACGGCGGCGCTCCCGGCCCTCGGGGCCGTCGCCACGGCCGCCGTACCGGCCGCCCAGCGCACCGCCGCCAAGTGGCTGGCGCTGCTCTTCTCGCTCGCCACGCTCGCCCTGGCCGTCACCGTCCTGGTCCGCTTCGACCCGGACGGCGAGCGCTACCAACTCACCGAGAACCACGCCTGGATCAGGGACTTCGGGGTCAGGTACGAACTGGGCGTCGACGGCATCGCGGTGGCGCTGATCGCGCTGACCGCCCTGCTGATCCCGTTCATCATCCTCGCCGGCTGGCACGACGCCGACCCGCTGGAGACCGGCAGCCGCCGCTGGCGGCCCACCCAGGGCTTCTTCGCGCTGATCCTGGCGGTGGAGGCGATGGTGGTCATCTCGTTCGAGGCCACCGACGTCTTCGTCTTCTACATCTTCTTCGAAGCCATGCTCATCCCGATGTACTTCCTCATCGGCGGCTTCGGGGACCGCGCGCACGCGCAGGGCGAGGAGACGGCCGCCACCCAGCGGTCGTACGCGGCGGTGAAGTTCCTGCTCTACAACCTGGCCGGCGGTCTGATCATGCTGGCCGCGGTGATCGGGCTCTACGTGGTCGCCGGGACCTTCTCGCTCACCGAGATGGCCGACGCCCGCGCGAACGGCACGCTGCACATGGCGACGAGCACCGAACGCTGGCTGTTCCTGGGCTTCTTCCTCGCCTTCGCGGTGAAGGCGCCGCTGTGGCCGCTGCACACCTGGCTGCCCAACGCCATGCAGGAGGCCACCGCGCCGGTCGCCGTCCTCATCACCGCGGTGGTCGACAAGGTGGGCACGTTCGCGATGCTCCGCTTCTGCCTCCAGCTGTTCCCGGAGGCCAGCAAGTGGGCGACGCCGGTGGTCCTCGTCCTGGCCCTGATCAGCATCATCTACGGCGCGCTGCTCGCCGTCGGCCAGCGGGACATCAAGCGCCTGGTGGCCTACGCGTCGATCTCGCACTTCGGCTTCATCATCATGGGCGTCTTCGCGATGACCAGCCAGGGCCAGTCCGGCGCCACGCTGTACATGGTCAACCACGGCATCTCCACCGCCGCGCTGATGCTCGTCGCCGGTTTCCTCATCTCCCGGCGCGGCTCGCGGCTCATCGCCGACTACGGGGGCGTGCAGAAGGTCGCCCCGGTGCTCGCCGGCACCTTCCTGATCGGCGGCCTGGCCACGCTGTCGCTGCCCGGCCTCGCCCCGTTCGTCAGCGAATTCCTGGTGCTGGTCGGCACGTTCGCGCGCTACCCGGTGATCGGGATCATCGCCACCTTCGGCATCGTCCTCGCCGCCCTGTACACCCTGGTGCTCTACCAGCGGACGATGACGGGCCCGGTGAAGCCGGAGGTCTCGGCGATGCCCGACCTGCGCGCGCGTGAGGTGCTGGTCGTGGCCCCGCTGATCGTGCTGCTGATCTTCCTGGGCGTCTATCCGAAGCCGGTCACGGACATCGTCGACCCGGCGGTCAAAC